The sequence TTCACGTTTGTAAAACGATATTTTATATACATGATTGGTCGATACCTTGGCACTAACATCAAAAACACCCTTTATTTCGTGCCGTTCGCCATCAAATTCTTTCCAGGCAAGTTTTATTATTTCTGCATAATCCAGTTTCTGCATGATTCTCTTCTTATTTTTTCAAAGTTAGTTGGTTTCTCGTTGCTAAGCCCTTCGTGTCTATATAATTTCAAGATATCTTTTTAATTCTTCATGTAAATTGTTTCTTTCAAATTGTTGACACTCCCATTCACGGGTTTTTGTAAAATGTTTTACAAAGTTCTCTCCAAATAATTGATTGGCAATTTCCGAGTTGGCCATTTTTTTTGTGGCTTTTTCAAGCGAATCGGGTAAAACACCATTACTTGTTTCCAGGTAGCCATTTTCTTTTGTGGGAGCAGTATCGAGCGGTAATTTATTTTTTATGCCATAAAGTCCGGCAGCCAAAGACGCTCCAAGCGCAAGGTAAGCATTGGTGTCCGATCCGGGAACGCGCAGTTCGATACGCGTGGATTTTTCACTTCCCGGAATCGCACGAACAGCACAAGTACGGTTGTCAATTCCCCAGGTAAGCGTTCGCGGAGCCCAGTCACCACCACTCAGGCGTTTATAGCTATTTGGGTTAGGCGCAAACATTGGCAATATTTCAGGAAGGCATTTTAATAGCCCGGCAACATAATGTTGCATGGTGGTACTCATCTTGTTTGCCGAATCCGAACTATAAAATAAATTCTGCTTTTTATCTAAATCCCACAAACTTTGGTGAATATGTCCTCCGCAACCCGGAAGTTTTTCATGCCATTTGGCCATAAATGTGGCCACAAAATTATGCTTGTAAGCAATTTCTTTTACCGCGGATTTAAATAGAATTGCCTTATCGGCCGCTGCTAAAATTTCATCGTAAATAACAGTGGCTTCCATAACGCCCGGTCCGGTTTCGGTGTGCATGCCTTCAAGCGGGACGTTAAACTGTTGCAGCAATTCAAACAAGTCGTTAAAATAGGGTTGGTTAAGCGAGGTGCGCAAAATCGAATAACCAAACATTCCCGGCGTAATTGGGTGCAATTCGGTGTAATCAGACTCGGCAATTTCATTTGGCGTTCCCCGAAAGTTAAACCACTCAAACTCCTGCGAAAAGATGGGTTTGAATCCCAGTTCCTCACTTTGGCTGGCAATTCGTTTTAATAAACTACGCGAACAGGCTGAATCTGCATACTTCGGATCGTTGCTAAAATCGCCCAAAAAGAAAGGTGTGTTTTCTTCCCAGGGTATTTGGCGAAAGGTTTCCATGGCAACTGTTGCTTTAGCATCGGGATAACCGGTATGCCATCCCGTAATTTCGCTGTTCTCATAACATTTGTCTGCACAATCCCATCCAAATATCACATCGCAAAATCCAAGTCCGTTATCTACTGCATTAAAAAATTTATCCTTATGAATGTATTTACCGCGCAGAATTCCATCTATATCTGCAACAGCAAATTTTATTTTGGAATAATTATCGTTCCTTATTTTTGTCAGTATTTCTTGTTTTTTCATTCGATGCACAAAATTTAATTTAAAATAAGCGATGTTTGAGGAAATAACAAATACTCCTTTTTCAACTTTCAGTTTTATTATTTAACAAAAAATAGATAATAGTGTGTTGAAATAGCTAATTTTATGACCACACCCTTTAAAATTGGAGGCTAATTGGAAAAATTTATTAAAAATCGTGCATTGTACATGATAAATGTCAGTGTTGCGGTCTGAAAATGTTATTTTTGAGGACAGACAAAAAGCAACAGACTAAAAAAATTAATCATGGCACAATTCAGATTTAAAGCACTTGATGAAGTGCTTAACCGTAAACCTGTGGAAATAGCAAGGGAAGAGAACCTTGTTTCTGACTATTACGGTATGCTGGTGTTCGACCAGGCAAAAATGAAAAAGTACTTATCGCGCGAAGCATATAAAGCAGTTACTGATGCTGTTGAGCGTGGAACAACCGTTGACCGAAAAATGGCCGATCAGGTGGCGCAGGGAATGAAAGCCTGGGCGATAGAAAACGGGGCAACACATTATACGCACTGGTTTCATCCGTTAACCGACGGTACAGCAGAAAAGCACGATGCGTTTATCGTACATGGTGCCGATGGAGGTGTGATAGAATCATTTTCAGGAAAACTCCTGGCTCAGCAGGAACCTGATGCATCTTCTTTCCCAAGTGGAGGAATTCGTCAAACTTTCGAAGCCAGAGGCTACACAGCCTGGGATCCATCTTCTCCGGCGTTTATCAGCGAGACCACATTAACCATTCCTACTATTTTTATTTCGTTTACAGGCGAGGCACTCGATTACAAAACACCACTATTGCGTGCATTAAATGCAGTTGATAAAGCGGCAACCGGAGTGTGTCAGTATTTCGATAAAAATGTTTCGCGTGTACAGGCAAACCTTGGTTGGGAACAGGAATATTTTTTAATTGATGAAGCGTTGTACATGGCTCGTCCCGACCTGGTATTAACCGGCCGTACTTTAATGGGACATGCTTCTTCAAAAGATCAGCAACTCGACGATCATTATTTCTCATCCATTCCAACCCGCGTAAATAAATTTATGCAGGATGTTGAGAATGAAGCATACAAACTGGGAATTCCGGTAAAAACCCGTCATAACGAGGTGGCTCCAAACCAGTTTGAACTGGCCCCGATTTATGAAGAAGCTAACCTGTCGAACGATCATAACCAGTTGTGCATGGACATCATGCAAAAGATAGCCCGCCGCCATAAATTTCGTATTTTATTTCACGAAAAGCCATTTTCCGGAATTAACGGTTCCGGAAAGCACAATAACTGGTCGTTATCAACCGATACGGGTGTAAATCTGTATTCGCCAGGGAAAAATCCAAAATCGAATCTGCAGTTTTTAACTTTCGTTATTAATACAATGAAAGCGGTTTACGATAACCAGGATTTGTTACGAGCCAGTATTTTAACGGCTTCAAACCAACACCGTTTGGGAGCCAATGAAGCACCTCCATCAATTATTTCAGTATTTCTGGGATCAGAAGTTTCAGCGATGTTGGATTTGATGGAAGAAGCTGTGGTGGATCGTAAAATGACCCCGGATGAAAAGACAGCCTTAAAACTGAATATTGGTCGCATTCCTGAAATAATTCTCGACAATACCGACAGAAACCGTACATCGCCGTTTGCTTTTACCGGGAACCGTTTCGAGTTCCGTGCAGTTGGATCGATGGCAAACAACGCATCAGCACTTATCGTTTTAAATACTGCAGTTGCCGATCAGTTGAAAAAGTTCAAAGCCAATGTAGACGGTTTAATTGAAAAGGGAGTGAAAAAAGATGAAGCAATCTTTCAGGTATTAAAAACGTTAATCGTTGATACAAAACCGATTCGTTTTAATGGCGATGGTTACAGTGATGGTTGGGTGGAAGAAGCTGAAAAACGAGGCTTGACTAACATTATTAATGTTCCTGAATCATTGTCCGCTTTTCTGCGACCTGAAAGTAAGCAATTTTTCGAGCGCAACGGTATTTTTAACGAGTCCGAAATTGATGGCAGGGTAGAGGTTGAATACGAGAAATTTATTATGAAAGTGCAGATTGAATCACGTGTTCTTGCCGATATCGCTATTAATCATATCGTACCAACTGCAGTGGAGTATCAAACAATGTTGCTCGAGAACGTGAAAAACCTGAAGGAGGTATTTCCTGAAGAAGAATTTATGTCGCTTGCAGGTGGACGTTTAGAGCTAATAAAAGAAGTTGGCGGACACATTTCGGCAATAAAAGCAAAACGTAAAGAAATGATTGCCGCGCGTGCCAAAGCCAATAAAGTGACTGATGTTATAGAACGATCGAAAGAGTACGATGTGGAGGTACGTCCTTTCCTTGATGAGATTCGCGATCATATCGACAGACTCGAATTAATTGTTGACAACGAAAAATGGCCGTTGCCAAAATACCGCGAGTTACTTTTTGTTCGATAACAAACAAGTTTTTTTGACAACATATAAAAGACTTTCCATTTTGTGGGAAGTCTTTTTTTATCTTTATATACTTAAGCAATCAATAATACGTTAGTTAAAAGACGAAATAAATTTATTGAAAATAGTCAGTAAAAAAATTTTACTTTTACTCCCCGAAATTGAATGGGTATGAAGCAGGTTAAACTAGCTGTTTTTTTTATAATAATTGTTATTCTAAGTGGTTGTAGTTCTGCCAAACACGGACGCGATGCCTTGTTGTCGCAAGATATTGGAGAATACTACAAGGCCATTGAAAAATACCGTAAAGCACGTAAAAAGGAAAAAAGCCGGCAGAAACGGATTGA comes from uncultured Draconibacterium sp. and encodes:
- a CDS encoding glutamine synthetase III yields the protein MAQFRFKALDEVLNRKPVEIAREENLVSDYYGMLVFDQAKMKKYLSREAYKAVTDAVERGTTVDRKMADQVAQGMKAWAIENGATHYTHWFHPLTDGTAEKHDAFIVHGADGGVIESFSGKLLAQQEPDASSFPSGGIRQTFEARGYTAWDPSSPAFISETTLTIPTIFISFTGEALDYKTPLLRALNAVDKAATGVCQYFDKNVSRVQANLGWEQEYFLIDEALYMARPDLVLTGRTLMGHASSKDQQLDDHYFSSIPTRVNKFMQDVENEAYKLGIPVKTRHNEVAPNQFELAPIYEEANLSNDHNQLCMDIMQKIARRHKFRILFHEKPFSGINGSGKHNNWSLSTDTGVNLYSPGKNPKSNLQFLTFVINTMKAVYDNQDLLRASILTASNQHRLGANEAPPSIISVFLGSEVSAMLDLMEEAVVDRKMTPDEKTALKLNIGRIPEIILDNTDRNRTSPFAFTGNRFEFRAVGSMANNASALIVLNTAVADQLKKFKANVDGLIEKGVKKDEAIFQVLKTLIVDTKPIRFNGDGYSDGWVEEAEKRGLTNIINVPESLSAFLRPESKQFFERNGIFNESEIDGRVEVEYEKFIMKVQIESRVLADIAINHIVPTAVEYQTMLLENVKNLKEVFPEEEFMSLAGGRLELIKEVGGHISAIKAKRKEMIAARAKANKVTDVIERSKEYDVEVRPFLDEIRDHIDRLELIVDNEKWPLPKYRELLFVR